From the genome of bacterium, one region includes:
- a CDS encoding site-specific DNA-methyltransferase: MQKHYLILGDAFEVLTKMKNKVDAAIVDPPYNTANKNTKILKGRKARSSDFGKWDYFADKEYLDFTNEWIKSLKPILKDNGNLLIFCKMEYISDIKRIYEKLEFKHHGTIIWHKTNPAPQIRKTGFLSSCEAILWATNGFDNKKISYTFNFSKQNEMHNFVQSPICMGNERTTHPTQKPKKIVAHLIKIFTNENDWIVDCFAGSGTLADTADELKRNSISIEKDNEYFKIMEDRLKKINNIKLVKVKELKLIKTK; the protein is encoded by the coding sequence ATGCAAAAACATTATTTAATTTTAGGCGATGCTTTTGAAGTTTTGACAAAAATGAAAAATAAAGTTGATGCGGCAATTGTTGATCCGCCGTATAATACAGCAAACAAAAACACAAAGATTCTCAAAGGTAGAAAAGCAAGGTCTTCTGATTTTGGCAAGTGGGATTATTTTGCTGATAAAGAATACCTCGATTTTACAAACGAGTGGATAAAATCGCTTAAACCAATATTGAAAGACAACGGGAATCTATTAATTTTTTGTAAAATGGAATACATAAGCGATATCAAAAGGATATATGAAAAATTAGAATTTAAACATCACGGAACAATTATTTGGCATAAAACAAATCCAGCTCCCCAAATAAGAAAAACTGGTTTTTTATCTTCTTGCGAGGCTATATTGTGGGCAACAAACGGTTTTGATAATAAAAAAATATCATATACTTTTAATTTTTCAAAACAAAACGAGATGCATAATTTCGTGCAATCTCCAATTTGCATGGGTAATGAAAGAACAACGCACCCAACGCAGAAGCCTAAAAAAATAGTAGCTCATCTTATAAAAATATTTACAAATGAAAATGATTGGATTGTAGATTGTTTTGCCGGTAGCGGAACCTTAGCTGACACAGCAGATGAGCTGAAAAGAAATTCAATAAGCATAGAAAAAGATAATGAATATTTTAAAATAATGGAAGACAGGCTAAAGAAAATTAATAATATTAAATTAGTGAAAGTTAAGGAATTAAAACTTATTAAAACAAAATAA